The Zymobacter palmae DNA window ATACGCTGACACGTTTGGAGGGGCTGACGGAGATGCTGAAGGCGCGCGGCTATCATCCATCCTCTGAATGGTTGGTGCGCGATGTCCGTGTGCCGCCTACCGATTGCCTTGTACGGCTGGGGCTTCAGCCTGAAACTCCCGTTGCCTTCCTAAAGCGCAAGCGCATGGCCGATCAGCAGGTCGTGGCCGTCAACGATCACTATATCGCTGCCGACCTGCTGCCGTGCCCCGACGCGTTGCAGGAATCGCTGTACGGCTACCTTGATCAGCAGGGCACACCTATTACGCGCGCACTGCAGCAGGTCAGTGCCATCAATGCTTCTCCTCCCTTGTCTGCACTGCTTGATGTACCCGAAGGTACGGCACTGCTGAAATCTATCCGTACGGGCTATCTGTTGACTGGCCGCCCCGTTGAACTGACGGAAACGTGGTGCCGTACGGACTGCTATGACTTCATGATCGAAATCACGCGCTGATACCACGTATACGTGGCGGGTGAGGTGCGTCGTCATCATGCGGCACTGCACAACGTCCCAGCTTTGCGCACGGTCACTTTCACTTGCAGGATGAACAGTCATGACATGATGACTCACGTGAAAGGAACGCTATATGCTGCATGCTGCTGCGCTTATCATCCGACGGCTCCGCATTGCAATGGTGGTGGTGCTGGGACTCAGCATTACCCACTGTTCACCCTTGTCTGCTCCCGTGCCTCGCCTTGATCTGAGCGATGAAGAGCACATGCTGATTTCGATACAGCATATGGAGGAGGCGCTGCCCGACGACCAGCGGGAAACGTTCGAGCGAGCCTTACAGCGGTTGGTAACATCGCTGACCCTGCAAGATATTAATCGCTGGGCCGCCGCACCCAGCTCTGCGCCCATATTATCGCTGACTTACCTCAATGGCTTGAGTGCAGAAGAGGTTATGGCAAAGGCAAGGCAGCTTGCGCCTTAACGTGGTGCGCATTTCTCCTCTTTATTCAGCCCCTTCGCAAGACCCGTTCCTCGCGATGTGTCGTTCTGGCAGACCCTGAATATCTCTTCCTCGTCAAGGTGTTAACACTGCTTCATTCCACGTGAAGAGGGTGTTTTTGAGCGCTTATTGCAGCTTTGACATGCTTTCCTTTTCTTTTCGAAAGCACATCTTGTGCACAGTCTTCTAAAAAACGGTCGATATATGTCAGATAACGTCATGTTTTGTCTAGATTAAGGGGGCAGCCTTGCCGTATCATCGTGACTCGCTTAGAAAAATGACCTTCAAGACGGTGTCTTCTCGCATGCTGCGCTTTCTATTAACCAGTACACTCGCCACGCTTATCTGCACGCTTGTTGGGTGCCAGCGAGAACCTGCCATTGACCTGAGTAGCTCTGAGAGCTATCTCCTATCCTTGCAGCGCATCAAGGCTTCTCTGTCTCCAGAACAGAGTATGAAGCTGGACGCAGCCATCGAGTCCATCACGCAATACGAAATCCAGAATGCGCTCCAGCACTGTGCACAGCCACGCCTGTGCACCAAGGATGTCATCAACGCTCGCCTGCATCAGGCCCTTCATGGGCGCACGGCGCATGACATCCTCAACACTGAACATGAATATGCGTTGAATCAAATGCATGCCTAATACGGGCGTTCTTGCCGCA harbors:
- a CDS encoding GntR family transcriptional regulator, producing MQNRLARIMLDHETSIPLYQQLEQAFRQQILAGLWNTGDVLPSERVLAEVLNVSRVTVRKALDSLHTKGMIERRHGAGNYISPQADLIRDQHTLTRLEGLTEMLKARGYHPSSEWLVRDVRVPPTDCLVRLGLQPETPVAFLKRKRMADQQVVAVNDHYIAADLLPCPDALQESLYGYLDQQGTPITRALQQVSAINASPPLSALLDVPEGTALLKSIRTGYLLTGRPVELTETWCRTDCYDFMIEITR
- a CDS encoding DUF6694 family lipoprotein: MLHAAALIIRRLRIAMVVVLGLSITHCSPLSAPVPRLDLSDEEHMLISIQHMEEALPDDQRETFERALQRLVTSLTLQDINRWAAAPSSAPILSLTYLNGLSAEEVMAKARQLAP
- a CDS encoding DUF6694 family lipoprotein produces the protein MPYHRDSLRKMTFKTVSSRMLRFLLTSTLATLICTLVGCQREPAIDLSSSESYLLSLQRIKASLSPEQSMKLDAAIESITQYEIQNALQHCAQPRLCTKDVINARLHQALHGRTAHDILNTEHEYALNQMHA